In Arctopsyche grandis isolate Sample6627 chromosome 13, ASM5162203v2, whole genome shotgun sequence, one DNA window encodes the following:
- the mRpL40 gene encoding mitochondrial ribosomal protein L40, which produces MSRFSFLASFARLSITGPTQSNIRTITSYKPLLFKTTPCLCAEPLKKKKKMDQNIIKSREARYKRKLEKHIRKLEKNTRQLKPLEENEVPLEYLQNQKERTRPQVAITPEEVEYTDLLQKEWARYKKNQFMNNVQTIDRIMASQNRALEALKRESEELYEAAIQLDPSIVPCETKGTVSTPPSHEYISPDGEYIDISRKWEN; this is translated from the exons ATGTCTCGTTTTTCGTTTTTAGCCTCTTTTGCCAG ATTATCCATCACCGGTCCAACTCAAAGCAACATCAGAACCATCACTTCATACAAACCGCTCCTGTTCAAAACCACACCATGCTTATG CGCCGAGCCcttgaagaaaaagaaaaagatggATCAAAACATTATCAAAAGCAGGGAGGCCCGCTACAAGAGGAAACTCGAAAAACATATCAGGAAATTGGAGAAGAACACCAGGCAATTAAAACCTTTAGAAGAGAATGAAGTACCGCTCGAGTATTTACAAAATCAAAA gGAGCGCACCAGGCCTCAAGTCGCCATTACTCCGGAAGAAGTCGAATACACAGACTTACTTCAAAAGGAATGGGCACGGTATAAGAAAAATCAGTTTATGAACAATGTGCAGACAATAGACAGGATCATGGCGTCTCAAAATAGGGCCCTAGAAGCTCTCAAACGAGAATCTGAAGAACTATACGAGGCGGCCATCCAA CTGGATCCGAGCATAGTGCCGTGCGAAACCAAGGGAACTGTCTCCACACCTCCATCACATGAATACATTTCTCCCGATGGCGAATACATCGATATATCCAGGAAGTGGGAGAATTGA